In Leptospira stimsonii, one DNA window encodes the following:
- a CDS encoding SpoIIE family protein phosphatase, protein MIELKLGQRKVVSFRGNHKVVGGLTEKNKIDILLYISKEFASVDKHDELYNSVTNICKDIFECDNTTLRIWKDGMLVPVRYLRETTPPRRSVTVNEGYSGHTFKTKTSLLVQNLSYHPEYIDEGESTLSVMCVPILYKDEVLGTIAVESEHSFFYIEDDIEILEALASQLALALTSVRLIEGLVEANQREAGILKQLEFDMKMGRNVQSQIINTNIAPWNGIHFGTYYEPMTEVSGDYFDVVRHGNAVTVIIADVSGHGIPAALVTMSIHYQFRRCTSLGLGLTEILTELGESIRPQLPEGTYFTAFILRIYGDYSYSYVNGAHQKLIHFRNDTGVIDELDSNGVPMGIFEVNRNNFEEKQGRINPGDILILTSDGIVEQKNPERQELGNARFLDWVRQEKQTLEEQRDRIYVGDLVDSLISRFKRYKGEARNGDDISIMALQCNPLLNKAKSMMNVAKTAAREKNDSLAYDKALDVYSLDDSIKDSLLLLGRMYYRDRNFPKAIQFLDKFVKTSGEDSAYIHYLIGRAYYETENVHEAKRSLKRSLAIDHTYSKASLRLARCYLKDNQSPKAIKVLQQGIKSAPTNEYLKISLKKLEDLMRKKEDPSLLAEDDDETKLAV, encoded by the coding sequence ATGATAGAACTAAAACTTGGTCAACGTAAGGTAGTCAGTTTCCGGGGAAACCACAAGGTCGTAGGTGGTTTGACCGAAAAAAATAAAATCGATATTCTCCTTTATATTAGTAAGGAGTTTGCATCGGTCGATAAACACGACGAACTCTATAATTCGGTAACAAACATTTGTAAGGACATCTTCGAATGTGACAACACTACTTTAAGAATCTGGAAGGATGGTATGTTGGTGCCCGTTCGTTATCTTCGCGAGACGACTCCTCCACGCAGAAGCGTCACCGTGAACGAAGGTTATTCCGGTCATACGTTTAAAACGAAAACGTCTCTTCTTGTGCAGAATCTTTCGTATCATCCGGAGTATATCGACGAAGGTGAATCCACACTTTCCGTTATGTGCGTTCCGATTCTTTATAAGGACGAGGTCCTTGGAACGATCGCCGTCGAATCGGAGCACAGCTTTTTTTACATCGAAGACGATATCGAAATTCTAGAAGCATTGGCTTCTCAACTGGCACTTGCTCTTACCTCCGTTCGTTTGATCGAAGGTCTTGTGGAAGCAAATCAGAGAGAAGCTGGAATTCTCAAACAACTCGAGTTTGATATGAAGATGGGACGCAACGTCCAGAGTCAGATCATCAACACGAACATCGCTCCTTGGAACGGAATTCATTTCGGGACGTATTACGAACCGATGACCGAAGTTTCAGGAGACTACTTCGACGTTGTGCGACACGGGAACGCGGTCACGGTGATCATCGCGGACGTTTCCGGTCACGGGATTCCTGCGGCGCTTGTTACGATGTCGATTCACTATCAATTCAGAAGATGTACTTCTCTCGGTCTCGGACTTACCGAAATTCTTACGGAATTGGGAGAATCGATCCGTCCTCAACTTCCGGAGGGAACATACTTCACCGCGTTTATTTTAAGAATCTACGGAGACTATTCTTATTCTTACGTGAACGGCGCTCATCAAAAGCTGATTCATTTTAGAAACGATACCGGAGTGATCGACGAACTCGATTCGAACGGGGTTCCTATGGGAATTTTCGAAGTGAATCGGAACAACTTCGAAGAGAAGCAAGGCCGTATCAATCCTGGAGACATCCTGATTCTTACGTCGGACGGAATCGTGGAACAAAAAAATCCGGAACGTCAAGAGCTTGGTAACGCAAGGTTTTTGGATTGGGTGAGACAGGAAAAGCAAACCCTCGAAGAACAAAGGGATCGTATCTACGTGGGAGATTTGGTCGATTCCTTGATTTCTAGATTCAAAAGATACAAAGGAGAAGCAAGAAACGGAGATGATATCTCCATCATGGCTCTTCAGTGTAATCCGCTTTTGAATAAAGCGAAGTCAATGATGAACGTAGCGAAAACCGCGGCTCGCGAGAAAAACGATTCTCTTGCTTACGATAAGGCTTTGGACGTTTATTCTCTGGACGATTCGATCAAGGACAGCCTTCTTCTTCTCGGAAGAATGTATTACAGAGACCGTAATTTTCCGAAGGCGATTCAGTTTTTGGATAAGTTCGTAAAAACTTCCGGTGAAGATTCAGCTTACATTCATTATCTGATCGGAAGAGCGTATTACGAAACGGAAAACGTTCACGAGGCCAAACGGTCCCTCAAACGTTCTCTCGCGATCGATCATACGTATTCGAAAGCGAGTCTGCGTTTGGCAAGATGTTATCTGAAGGACAATCAAAGTCCGAAGGCGATCAAGGTGCTTCAACAAGGAATCAAAAGCGCTCCTACGAACGAGTATCTAAAAATTTCTCTCAAAAAGTTGGAAGACTTGATGCGTAAAAAGGAAGATCCGTCTCTTCTCGCTGAAGATGACGACGAGACAAAACTGGCTGTTTGA
- a CDS encoding alpha/beta hydrolase codes for MLAILKNRRSPFYLATTFLILLLFALLASTLAFIFTGVLILILLIHPLLLNWIGKLYGQEDIADEVHFAKTKDGWNLGLHRHIPPQPNRQLAPVLVVHGIATNKYVVDLDKRHSLPYYLKLRGYEVFAVSLRGCGRSYHESPTRYEDFTFDDIVKYDVPAMIDKVKKITGAERISYVGHSMGAMILYSHFCISEPKDTKDIGAFVSLGGPGNLNHIGITLIGLLSRFPRARKMLDLKFGASILAPLAGELYTPIDEILYNPKVTSSRTVKKIMKNAIENISDGVTEQFMRWIETKEMHSLNGFYDYVRLQKKINVPSLFIAGEKDVIATPESVRSVFENAGTKKKEFRVISKANGSSEDYGHACLVMGDRADDDVFQYVESFLHKYGTRSQPGFANRIKEGFLSIFSRFHKSSSL; via the coding sequence GTGCTTGCGATCTTAAAGAATCGTAGAAGTCCGTTCTACTTAGCCACCACTTTTCTTATTCTTTTATTATTCGCACTTCTCGCTTCCACGCTCGCATTTATCTTTACCGGCGTTTTGATCTTAATTCTTCTTATCCATCCTCTGCTTTTGAACTGGATCGGCAAATTGTACGGACAAGAGGATATTGCGGACGAGGTTCACTTTGCAAAGACGAAAGACGGTTGGAATTTGGGGCTTCACAGACATATTCCTCCTCAACCGAATCGTCAGCTTGCGCCGGTTCTTGTAGTTCACGGAATTGCGACGAACAAGTATGTCGTCGATCTGGACAAAAGACATTCGCTTCCTTATTATCTAAAGCTCAGGGGTTACGAAGTATTCGCGGTTTCTCTCCGAGGTTGTGGAAGATCGTATCATGAAAGTCCGACTCGATACGAAGACTTTACCTTCGACGATATCGTCAAATACGATGTTCCCGCGATGATCGATAAGGTGAAGAAGATCACGGGAGCCGAACGTATTTCCTACGTGGGTCATTCCATGGGAGCGATGATTCTTTATTCTCATTTTTGTATTTCCGAGCCGAAGGACACAAAAGACATCGGGGCCTTTGTTTCTTTGGGAGGACCGGGAAATCTGAATCATATAGGAATTACTCTGATCGGTCTTCTTTCCAGGTTTCCTAGAGCGAGAAAGATGTTGGATCTAAAATTCGGCGCATCGATTCTCGCTCCTTTAGCTGGAGAACTTTATACTCCGATCGATGAAATTCTTTATAATCCGAAAGTGACCTCTTCAAGAACGGTAAAGAAGATCATGAAGAACGCGATCGAGAACATCAGCGACGGCGTGACCGAACAGTTCATGCGTTGGATCGAAACCAAAGAGATGCATTCTCTCAACGGCTTTTACGATTACGTTCGTCTCCAAAAGAAAATCAATGTTCCTTCTCTCTTTATTGCGGGAGAAAAAGACGTGATCGCAACCCCGGAATCGGTTCGTTCCGTATTCGAAAACGCAGGGACAAAGAAAAAAGAATTCAGAGTGATCTCGAAGGCGAACGGATCTTCGGAAGATTACGGACACGCTTGTCTTGTGATGGGCGATCGCGCCGACGACGACGTCTTTCAATACGTAGAATCCTTTCTTCACAAATACGGAACCCGCTCTCAACCAGGTTTCGCTAATAGAATCAAAGAGGGTTTTCTTTCAATCTTTTCCAGGTTTCATAAGTCTTCCTCTCTTTAA
- a CDS encoding glycerol kinase 5 has protein sequence MTNSKGKYVLSIDSGGSGIRAFLLDRKGKIVERQYEKTPPNIPAPGALEHDPEVLWKALLSLLKKIQKKKELAKGIAVLGICNQRGSFLLWEKSSGKPLTPLISWADVRSYKTADEMNQNFIWRLIRLVSTVIGNLTNHPMMIATSMLKFTTDHATCRLKWVLDENPELKARCKKGEVLFGTLDTWFIYKLTGGKNHLTDSSNAVATGMFNPFQLIWNKPIFSIFGIPANLFPEVKDSNGDFGHSLPEFLGGNSVPIRASIGDQMAALFGQCCFEPGEVKISQGSGAFVDINIGPKAKLSKRGLFPMIAWRLNGQTTYMLEGFVATAGTLIDWLGKGIGLSDTPKVLNELAAQADDTEGVVFIPYPTGARFPYFNPKAKASISGLSLATHRRHIARAVLEGIALSLFEVLEGIQKDTKVKIKEIKVDGGVSQSDILLQCLADFSNMRVNRAPEPDMTATGAAYLAGLAVGFWKDTEELKSLQKGYKTFEPKMDPERRTQKLQRWKKAVSATLAIE, from the coding sequence ATGACTAATTCAAAAGGAAAATACGTTCTTTCCATCGACAGCGGGGGAAGCGGGATTCGAGCCTTTTTACTCGATCGCAAGGGAAAAATCGTCGAAAGACAGTATGAAAAAACTCCTCCCAATATTCCTGCCCCGGGCGCCCTCGAACACGATCCGGAAGTCCTCTGGAAAGCGCTTCTTTCGCTTCTGAAGAAAATTCAAAAAAAGAAAGAACTCGCAAAGGGAATTGCAGTATTAGGAATTTGTAATCAACGAGGTTCGTTTCTTCTCTGGGAAAAATCTTCCGGAAAACCGCTCACACCACTGATCAGTTGGGCCGATGTCCGTTCTTATAAAACCGCAGATGAGATGAATCAGAATTTTATCTGGCGTTTGATTCGTCTTGTTTCTACTGTGATCGGGAATCTTACCAATCATCCGATGATGATTGCGACCTCGATGCTTAAGTTTACGACCGATCACGCGACCTGTCGTCTGAAATGGGTTTTAGATGAGAATCCGGAACTCAAAGCGCGTTGTAAAAAGGGAGAGGTTCTTTTCGGAACCTTGGACACTTGGTTTATTTATAAACTCACCGGCGGTAAGAATCACCTTACCGATTCGTCTAACGCGGTCGCTACGGGAATGTTCAATCCGTTTCAGTTGATCTGGAACAAGCCGATCTTTTCCATTTTCGGAATTCCTGCGAATCTCTTTCCGGAAGTAAAGGATAGTAACGGAGATTTTGGTCATAGTCTTCCCGAGTTTCTCGGCGGAAACTCCGTTCCGATCCGCGCTTCGATCGGGGATCAGATGGCCGCCCTTTTTGGTCAGTGTTGTTTCGAACCGGGAGAAGTAAAAATCTCCCAGGGCTCTGGTGCCTTTGTCGATATCAACATCGGACCCAAGGCGAAACTTTCCAAGAGGGGACTCTTCCCAATGATCGCCTGGAGACTCAATGGTCAAACGACATATATGTTAGAAGGTTTTGTCGCAACCGCGGGAACTCTGATTGATTGGCTTGGAAAGGGAATCGGACTTTCCGATACGCCGAAGGTCTTGAACGAACTCGCCGCACAAGCGGACGATACGGAAGGTGTGGTCTTTATTCCTTATCCAACGGGCGCTCGTTTTCCGTATTTTAATCCGAAGGCGAAGGCTTCTATCAGTGGCCTTTCTCTCGCGACTCACAGAAGACATATCGCAAGAGCCGTCCTGGAAGGAATCGCTCTGAGTCTCTTTGAAGTTTTGGAAGGAATTCAAAAAGATACAAAAGTGAAGATCAAAGAAATCAAAGTCGACGGCGGTGTTTCTCAATCCGATATCCTTCTTCAATGTCTTGCAGACTTTTCTAATATGAGAGTCAATCGTGCTCCTGAGCCGGATATGACCGCGACCGGTGCGGCGTATCTTGCCGGTCTCGCGGTCGGATTCTGGAAGGACACGGAAGAACTCAAATCCTTACAAAAAGGATACAAGACCTTCGAACCGAAGATGGATCCGGAAAGACGAACTCAAAAATTGCAACGTTGGAAAAAGGCGGTCTCTGCGACGCTTGCGATCGAGTAG
- a CDS encoding host attachment protein: MKNKWVVVANRSEAKIYEYKGSRNGLELLESIENPKGRMKNRELILQASGPGKSAKAQRVAFDSESVQEPKRRVAETFASQISDRISQGRKSNRFLSLVLVSEPRFLGLLMDKLDRQSQSMIFHKMKKDLATSDNRGILSHLKGILV, from the coding sequence ATGAAAAACAAATGGGTTGTAGTCGCAAATCGATCCGAAGCAAAAATTTATGAGTACAAAGGTTCACGAAACGGTCTTGAACTTTTGGAAAGCATTGAAAATCCGAAAGGAAGAATGAAAAATCGGGAGCTCATTCTCCAAGCTTCCGGTCCCGGCAAAAGTGCAAAGGCACAAAGAGTTGCTTTTGATTCCGAATCCGTTCAAGAACCGAAACGTAGGGTTGCGGAAACCTTCGCGAGTCAGATCTCGGATCGAATCTCTCAAGGGAGAAAGTCCAATCGTTTTCTCAGCCTTGTCCTTGTTTCCGAGCCTCGTTTTCTCGGGTTGCTTATGGATAAGTTGGATCGTCAATCTCAGTCCATGATCTTTCATAAGATGAAGAAGGATCTCGCGACATCCGATAATCGCGGTATTCTCTCTCACCTGAAAGGAATCTTAGTTTAG
- a CDS encoding helix-turn-helix domain-containing protein, translating into MGFFPDLDLLNSLFFFKDGFNRYLEYIYSASIAISLLTGISGLYKGKSNRLNMVRGIFLLSVFFCIIGQGRAFSYVIQPAGTLLRNEHRIFFSYFFGFAICASFTATFFSLNRIGYLKDPLKPSLFSFLGFPGILILSTFMENLHSITYLGKGLIFSFQIAGGIFALSYIKRNKLKRIYYNYPLQSFALSFAIAGHTIGLWIGSINLVIFALATPPILVIYMFILEYNNPEFLREHVSLERSFDNQRIPDTEEMQDEALILNRFVPRNLLEGVNLTKIDENVQRFISNREFLDEEIRLPDFSAYIGLSVHQASYYLNNYKKLSFSDFLNFHRLEAAKEMILMNQEMNLLEIALACGFNSPSSFRRACLKFADNTPKELRNELIRNKIPVGKILELQTQP; encoded by the coding sequence ATGGGTTTTTTTCCAGATTTAGATTTATTGAATTCTTTGTTTTTTTTCAAGGACGGGTTCAATCGATATTTAGAATATATTTACTCGGCGAGTATAGCGATCAGCCTTTTGACCGGAATTTCCGGTCTGTATAAAGGGAAATCGAATCGACTGAACATGGTTCGAGGAATTTTTTTATTAAGTGTTTTTTTCTGTATCATCGGCCAAGGCAGGGCCTTTTCCTATGTGATTCAACCGGCGGGCACATTGCTCAGGAACGAACACAGAATCTTCTTTTCGTATTTTTTCGGATTCGCGATTTGTGCAAGTTTTACGGCGACTTTTTTTTCCTTGAATAGGATCGGATATTTGAAAGATCCCTTGAAACCAAGCCTATTTTCCTTTTTAGGATTTCCGGGGATATTGATTCTTTCCACTTTTATGGAAAACCTACATTCCATCACCTATCTCGGAAAGGGTTTGATTTTTTCATTTCAAATCGCCGGCGGAATTTTTGCTCTTTCCTACATTAAGAGAAACAAATTAAAACGCATCTACTACAACTATCCTTTGCAAAGTTTTGCTTTGAGTTTTGCCATCGCTGGGCATACGATCGGCTTATGGATTGGCTCGATCAATTTAGTTATCTTTGCGTTGGCGACTCCACCGATTCTTGTGATCTATATGTTTATTCTGGAATACAATAATCCAGAATTTCTGAGAGAACATGTTTCATTGGAAAGGAGCTTTGACAACCAGCGCATACCCGACACAGAGGAAATGCAAGACGAAGCACTGATTCTCAACCGGTTTGTTCCCCGAAACCTTTTAGAGGGAGTCAATCTAACGAAGATCGATGAAAATGTGCAACGATTCATTTCCAATCGAGAATTCTTAGACGAGGAGATTCGTTTGCCAGATTTTTCTGCTTACATCGGATTGTCCGTTCACCAAGCATCTTACTATCTAAATAATTATAAGAAGTTAAGCTTTTCCGACTTTCTCAATTTCCATCGACTGGAAGCCGCAAAGGAAATGATTTTGATGAATCAAGAGATGAATCTTTTGGAAATCGCTTTGGCTTGTGGATTCAATTCTCCGTCTTCTTTTCGGAGGGCTTGTTTGAAATTCGCAGATAATACTCCAAAAGAACTGAGAAACGAACTGATACGAAATAAAATACCAGTAGGGAAAATCTTGGAATTACAAACACAACCTTGA
- a CDS encoding helix-turn-helix domain-containing protein, protein MISVRTAPGLIIIYFYIIEYNFPIFLQKEITENFTELEPGEYSDKTHLTGNSRNLLEGVNLDKIEENVNQFLTNREYLDEEIRLPDFSAYIGLSTHQASYYLNHYRKLSFSDFLNYHRLEEAKQLILSKKNLNLLEIAFECGFNSPSSFRRACLKFAEKTPKELRNQLIQEEPTLQKLELQTQS, encoded by the coding sequence ATGATCTCGGTAAGAACGGCTCCGGGTCTGATTATTATTTACTTTTACATTATCGAGTATAACTTTCCAATTTTTCTTCAGAAAGAAATTACCGAGAATTTTACCGAATTGGAACCGGGAGAATACTCTGATAAAACTCATCTCACAGGCAATTCCAGAAATCTTTTAGAAGGCGTCAATCTGGACAAAATAGAAGAAAACGTAAATCAATTCCTTACGAATCGAGAATATTTGGATGAGGAGATTCGTTTACCCGATTTTTCCGCATATATTGGATTGTCTACACACCAGGCTTCTTATTATCTCAATCATTATAGAAAACTTAGTTTCTCCGACTTCTTGAATTACCATCGCCTCGAAGAAGCCAAGCAGTTGATTCTATCTAAAAAGAATTTGAATCTTCTGGAGATCGCCTTCGAATGCGGATTCAACTCGCCTTCCTCTTTTCGTAGGGCTTGTTTGAAATTCGCGGAAAAAACACCAAAAGAATTGAGAAATCAACTGATCCAAGAGGAGCCGACACTTCAAAAGTTGGAATTACAAACGCAATCGTAA
- a CDS encoding DUF1566 domain-containing protein, translating into MFRRIILLLFLLSILTCVHPPEKPDPPFVVLQYLNQLGGTKDSQNSTEDCPSSGFTNFNPGAIFDTGQTNCYDSLGLSTPCPGTGQDGQYVNIPNARNFVGPTQHCKYSSDYTTLDTVHGLTWKTCAQGQSGANCGGGAVLPINWTNANGNNPGSCSELNTRNGGKGYAGITNWRIPKIRELASLLHYFNNPHINTSGFPGTFTGSNYWSSSINFQEVNENFIANFSNINLSIDSNGFALLNNLRCVSGNPIPAPSFTDNGNGTITDSNTGLLWLKCTIGLSGPACADPPAIFSDLDWNAAINNCEALNFAGRTNWRLPNVNELLSILDHSGGGPTLIHPIFPNTDNVYWSSTTYDNNKLFKLVVIFGNGKMAPMSKDSLIRARCVSTN; encoded by the coding sequence ATGTTTCGAAGAATCATTCTTCTTCTTTTTTTACTCTCAATTCTAACCTGTGTCCACCCTCCCGAAAAACCGGATCCCCCTTTCGTGGTTCTCCAATACTTAAACCAACTTGGCGGCACGAAGGATTCTCAAAATTCCACCGAAGATTGTCCTTCATCCGGTTTTACCAATTTCAATCCGGGGGCGATTTTTGATACGGGACAGACAAATTGTTACGATAGCTTGGGATTATCAACACCTTGCCCCGGCACGGGTCAAGACGGACAATATGTGAACATTCCGAATGCGAGGAATTTCGTCGGTCCAACACAACACTGTAAATATTCTTCGGATTATACAACCTTGGATACAGTACACGGCCTTACTTGGAAAACGTGCGCTCAAGGTCAGTCCGGCGCCAACTGTGGTGGCGGAGCCGTGCTACCGATCAACTGGACAAATGCAAACGGCAATAATCCCGGAAGTTGCTCCGAATTAAATACGAGGAATGGCGGAAAAGGATACGCGGGAATAACGAATTGGCGAATTCCCAAAATTAGAGAGCTTGCGTCTTTGCTTCACTATTTCAATAACCCACATATCAATACTTCCGGCTTTCCAGGAACATTTACTGGATCAAATTACTGGAGCAGTTCGATCAACTTTCAGGAAGTAAATGAGAATTTTATAGCCAATTTTTCAAATATCAATCTTAGTATTGACTCAAATGGGTTCGCCTTACTCAACAATCTTCGATGCGTATCGGGGAATCCAATTCCCGCTCCTTCGTTTACTGACAACGGCAATGGAACCATTACGGATTCAAACACAGGTCTTCTATGGTTGAAATGTACAATCGGGCTCTCCGGTCCTGCTTGCGCGGATCCCCCTGCAATTTTTAGCGATCTGGATTGGAATGCGGCAATCAACAATTGTGAGGCTTTAAATTTTGCTGGAAGAACGAATTGGAGGCTTCCCAATGTGAATGAACTTTTAAGTATCCTCGATCATTCCGGCGGCGGGCCTACGTTAATTCATCCGATCTTTCCAAACACCGATAACGTCTATTGGAGTTCCACAACGTATGATAATAATAAACTCTTCAAACTTGTCGTTATTTTCGGAAACGGGAAAATGGCTCCTATGTCAAAAGATAGTCTGATCCGGGCACGTTGTGTCTCGACCAATTAA
- a CDS encoding PaaI family thioesterase, with protein sequence MTEATNQTSTEHYRKLENMYNGAPVNSYFKPLLTIGKGTAELKIEIREDFFHAAGSTHGVVYFKAADDAAFFAANSLVKGNFVLTSTFHLTLLRPIQSGILTAKGSVVQNATHQIIAESILVDEKGREIGRGIGNFAKSTIPLTPEIGYKL encoded by the coding sequence ATGACTGAAGCAACAAACCAAACCTCAACGGAACACTATCGCAAACTGGAGAATATGTACAACGGCGCTCCGGTGAACTCTTATTTTAAACCTCTTTTGACGATCGGAAAAGGAACCGCGGAACTCAAAATAGAAATTCGAGAGGACTTTTTTCACGCGGCGGGATCCACGCACGGAGTCGTCTATTTCAAGGCGGCGGATGACGCGGCGTTTTTCGCCGCGAATTCCCTGGTAAAAGGAAACTTCGTTCTAACTTCCACATTTCACCTAACACTGCTTAGGCCAATTCAGTCCGGAATCTTGACCGCGAAGGGATCCGTGGTTCAAAATGCAACCCATCAGATCATAGCGGAATCGATTCTTGTGGATGAAAAGGGAAGAGAAATCGGAAGAGGAATCGGAAATTTCGCGAAGAGTACGATTCCTTTGACTCCGGAGATCGGATACAAATTGTAG
- a CDS encoding AraC family transcriptional regulator — MNLDFGSFVIGGGLLQSILLSLFFFSLKRKGGESRYLGWAFLHLSLLFMIGLGFHNGLALEFPHLSRIGFPLGALAAPIFAVALQKYFGYPKDKIWTRLSFLVPLILFLYSIPHYLLSPEEKLKYILEDRISPHTECIRMSLVTLSSNIVIFGRIYLRLGQLGKEFPASVFREIFVFRKFVILCVFLLCISFILFLIDSRFRAETISNAALSFWVIGFAWFRVYAENFETEKTDSSGKEESKYKKSLLSEEAVREIGQKVFQILNSKESYLDPEFDLGSLAKDLGISTHTVSQVIGRYFQKSFLELCREYRIRKAQTLLKETDHPVLRVGLDAGFNSKTSFLRAFKEEEGITPSEYREKFR; from the coding sequence ATGAATCTGGATTTCGGATCCTTTGTGATCGGCGGAGGACTGCTTCAATCCATTCTTCTCTCATTATTCTTTTTTAGCTTAAAACGGAAGGGAGGCGAGAGCAGATATCTTGGATGGGCTTTTCTTCATTTGTCCTTGTTGTTTATGATCGGTTTGGGGTTTCATAACGGTTTGGCTCTCGAGTTTCCTCATCTTTCAAGAATCGGATTTCCCCTTGGAGCGCTGGCGGCGCCGATCTTCGCAGTGGCTCTGCAGAAATATTTCGGGTATCCCAAAGATAAAATCTGGACTCGCCTTTCTTTTTTAGTTCCTCTGATTCTCTTTTTGTATTCGATACCTCATTATCTTCTAAGCCCCGAGGAGAAATTAAAATATATCTTAGAAGATAGAATTTCTCCTCATACTGAATGTATTCGAATGAGTTTAGTGACTCTTTCTTCCAACATCGTAATTTTCGGAAGAATATATCTTCGCCTTGGACAACTCGGGAAGGAATTTCCAGCTTCGGTTTTTAGGGAAATCTTTGTCTTTCGTAAGTTTGTGATTCTTTGTGTGTTTCTTCTTTGCATTTCCTTTATTTTATTCTTAATTGATTCTCGTTTTAGAGCTGAAACCATATCGAATGCCGCTCTTTCTTTTTGGGTGATAGGGTTTGCTTGGTTTCGAGTCTATGCGGAGAATTTCGAAACTGAAAAAACGGATTCGAGCGGAAAGGAAGAATCCAAATACAAGAAATCATTGTTAAGCGAAGAGGCTGTTCGGGAAATCGGTCAGAAAGTTTTTCAGATTCTCAATTCCAAAGAATCTTATCTCGATCCGGAATTCGATCTCGGAAGTTTAGCCAAGGATCTCGGAATTTCCACGCATACGGTCTCGCAGGTAATCGGTCGATATTTCCAAAAAAGTTTTTTGGAACTCTGCAGAGAATACAGAATTCGAAAGGCGCAGACGCTTTTGAAAGAAACGGATCATCCCGTTTTGAGAGTCGGTTTGGACGCGGGTTTTAACTCGAAGACGAGTTTTTTACGCGCGTTCAAAGAAGAAGAAGGAATCACACCGAGCGAATACAGAGAGAAGTTTCGGTAG